The sequence GCCCGTATCGTCTATGTCTCCTGCAATCCGGCCACGCTCGCCCGCGACCTGCGCATCCTGGAGGACGGCGGCTACAAGACACAGGAAGTGCAGCCGGTGGATATGTTCCCACATAGTACACACGTCGAAGTTATCAGCAACATAGAATATAAAGGGGACTAAAACGCCCAGAAGAACTCAATACTGTCATCGCTCACCACGATGCGGTCGATCAGCTTTGCCAGCAGCATCTGCTGATCGTGCAGGTTTTCAGACGTCCAGTCAAAATCTTCAAGCCGGTAAATCAGGGACTCTAGCATGTCCGGATTTACCGGCTTTTTCTCTTTGGCCAGGTTATCCAGCTGCTCCTGGAGAGCTTCTCGCTTTGTCGTCAGTTCGTCCATTTTTGTTTTCATGACGTCGATTGGAATACTATCCAGGCTGTAGAGTTCCAGGAGCTTTGCAAGCTGCCGTTCTGCGGCGGCCTTTTCTTTTTGGAGGGCCTTTATAAGATGCGGCGACTCAGATATTTTTACGCGGGAATGGCGGATATCATCAGGAGTCAGCGCTTTGACGCGTCTAATTACCAGCTCCTCCAGAGGCTCTTTCCGCTCCGACGATTTTGTGCAAAGGGGATCTTTCACCATACGACTATTGGTTTTTGATCGGGAGTAGCAGGTATAGTAGCGCATGGAGTCTCCGTTTTTTAGCTTTCCGCCAGATCGTCCGTGCAGCCGTGCCCCGCAATGTCCGCAATACACAAGACCCGTCAGCAGGAAGCGTTTTGCGAATGCATCCGGTGTCGCTGGACGCTTCCGCAGCAGGTCCTCCGCGGCATCAAACTGGCTGGTGTCGATCAGTGCGCTGTGACGGCCCTCGTAAATTTCCCCGTTATATCGAATCTTCCCCAGGTATACGGGGTTCTGCAGGATCTTCCGGACGGTCGTCTGGCTGCGAACAACACCTGGGAAGCGGGCCTCCGTGTCCTTCAGAATTCCATGGATACTTCGCCCCAACAGGAATTTTTCAAAGATGAACCGCACACATTCGGCTTCATACGGATTGATGTGAAGCTCACCGTCTATATAGTTGTACCCGGTAATTTCACGTTGATCACCTCCGCCGCCGTGCCAGTACCCTTCCTTCGCACGTGCCTCTTTCCCCATCATCGACCGTTCTCGGATCTGCTCCCGTTCCAGCTGGGCAAAAACGGACAGAATCCCGATCATGGCTCGCCCGAATGGCGTGGACGTATCAAAGGACTCGGACAGGCTGACAAAATCAACGCCCTTTTTCAAAAATACCTCTTCGATCAGGTACAGCGTGTCCTTCTGTGATCGGCTGAGCCGGTCCAGCTTGTACACCAATATGACATCTACCAGCTGTTGATCGATATCCCGCAGCATCGTCTGTAGCCCGGGCCGGTTCAGATTCCCGCCAGAGAATCCGGGATCCGAATACAGCTTCACGACAGTATGCCCTCGGGAGGCTGCATACGCCCGCAGGCGCTCTTCCTGGACTCCGATTGAATACCCCTCACGTGCCTGTTCCTGCGTCGAGACACGGACATATAAGCCTGCACGCAGGCTCTGATCACCTAACATAGCCTCACTGCCTTTCTGGATATGAAGAAGGAGCAGCACATGAGCCGCTCCTTCCGTGTGTAATTGATGGGTAGCGCTACCAATCAAAGTCTGAATTTCACTTCTACCGCTTTCCCGATAATTTTTACAGGATGGTCTTCATCCACAAAGATCGGATCGTACTCTTTATTTTCAGGATACAAGATCATTCGATCGTTCTGGATCCGTACGCGTTTCAGCGTGGCGTCTTCATCGCCATTCAGCAGGACCGCTGCTATCTCGCCGCTTTCTACTTCCGGCTGGTGGCGAATCAGTACAAGCGATCCGTTTGGAATCACGGGCTCCATGCTGTTCCCGTTTGCTTCCAAGTAGTAAAGCTCACCGGCCGGCAGCAGATCCGGAGATTCGTTTCGGTACCCTTTGATGTTCTCAACTGCCAGCAAAGGATCGCCGCAGGAGATCGACCCGAGAATCGGGATGCGTACTGACGCAGGAGCGACGGTCCGTATGTTCCGAGCCAAGTCAAAGTCTTCTTGAGTCTCGCGGATGTACATCGGTTGGTCTTTACTATCGTACCCATAAAAGTACTCGATGGAGACATCGAACAGCTTCGCCATTTTGGATAGGCTGTCCATCATCGGTTTTGCCGCTCCTCTTTCCCAAGCTGAGATAGAGGTTGGTACCAGGTCCAACTTTTCCGCTAGATCTTTCTGCGTCATCCGTTTGGCTTTCCGCATCGCTTTGATTTTCTGACCCACGCTCATCGTTTTTCCCTCCCTTCATTGAAGCTAACTCCATTATACTTGTAGTTTTCTACAATTTCAATGTATCCTTTGTACCAAAAATGACGAAAAACGAATTTAATTGTATAAAAGACTTGTAACTACAATTTTGTTGTAGTAGTATACAAGTATCGACAAACACAGGAGGTGCAACCGATGCAATACACGCTCGATCAAGCGCGGAATTTAGCGAACCTGACGCAGCCAGAGATGGCCGATCACCTGGGCATGTCCTTGAAAACCTACGTCCAGTATGAGAAGTACCGGAACATTCTACGGATGGACAAGGGCTATCTCTTCGCAAAGAGGGTTCCCGTTCCATTCGACAGTATTATTTTTTTTCCGGACCAAGTACAAAAATCTTGTAGTTGCGACAATCGGCAGCTGGTGCAATGAGTATGACGCCCATCAACGGGTGGCCGGGGAACGGACGAGAAATACTCGGCGAATATAGGGGAAGGACGTGAGATTGTGAGACCCATTACTGATTACGACCGCAACGGTCAAGTGATACCGGACATTACCAAAGTGATCTTACCTCAGCAACTGAGCTGGGAGCTCTTCCAGCTGATGAACAAGCCAAAGGAAAAAGAGGGTGGCATTGCATGACAACCTTCATTGGCACATTCGGCATCGGCCATCTACGGCACCGATGCTACCAACCGATCCAGGCTGATACAGCAGAGCTGGCCGCGCAACACATGGCAGACCGGCATGGCTATGACTGGTCAACGATCTACCCTCTTGAAGAGTACAAGAGTCTGCAAGACCTCGGGCACTTCAAGGGGCATCAACCGCTGCCGACACTCGGAGTTGAAACAGCTTTTACGGATATCGTCCAACAATTCTTTGACCGTCGGTACTCAGAGATCATGACAAGCCGAAGTCCGTTCATCAGCAAGCAAGAGCGGCTGCAGATCCTCCAGCAGGATATTTGCTCGGCGTATAGGGAGAAACCCGCAGAACGGCCACATGCCCTACTGCGAGACATTGAGCTGCAGCTATGCTGACAGGACCGGAGAAGCTAATTGTTCTGCTGAAGATGCTCCCCTGGATCTATATGATCGGCCACTGGGGCTGGTGGTTCATCAAGTTTGAAGAGAGGAAGGAAGCGCGATGCAGACCGCAGTCGGGCACCGTTGTCCGCTTGGACATCAGTTCTGGACAGAAGCGACGCTCCGCTTAGAGCAACTGCATGATTTGCGCTGCCCCGTCTGCGGCGAGAAAGACATTGAGTCCGACTGTACCATACCTTTGGAGGTGAGACCGTGGAACATGAAAGCGTGGAACGAACTCTCCGCACGGGCTATCCAGAAGCAGAAGCACGGCTGGTGACCCACTGCGGCAGTTGCGGTGGAGAGCTGTATGAGAAAGAGGAAGTCCTGCTGCACGACGAGGATGTATTCTGCGACAACGACTGCTTACTGGATCATCTGATCGACGCCGGACATGTCTGGGTGAAGGTCCTCGATGAGGAGGTGCCGGTGTGAACAAGAAACGCCGCAAGCGCTGGCTCCAGAAACGGCAGAAAGATTACCGGCGGACGAAGTTTATACAGGCATTCCGGGAGCACTTCGTCAAACGAGGACTACTTTGAAAGGAGGGTTGTTAAACAGTGTGCGAGTATTGCGATTCCGAAAAGGATGCTTGGGGACGTCGACGTCCGCTTTATGTGCAGACATTTCCTCTTAGAGGGCACCCCATCCCAAAAATAAAGCGGAATGCACTGAAAATCTACCGAGAAAAAAACAACAAGAAAAAATATTTTCTAGGCGTCTACTCAAAAGACATCGATGGAGACGGTTTGGTTTGGCGGAATAACGGATTCATCATGAAGAAACCTATCAACTTTTGCCCAATATGCGGCAGAAACTTAAAAACACCCACTCGGCAAAGTGGGCGCTCAGGTAAAACATCTTTCCCGCAGTATACCACAAATGAGGAGGAAACAGAAATGAATTTCACGCTCACTATTGATGCGCCGGAGCTGGCGCAAGCGATCAACAATCTGGCAAATGCCTTGGAAGTCAATCCGCTCCCGACCTCGCTGCCTGCAGCTGAAACGACAAAGAAGGCACCGGCTGCCGCGAAGAAGCCGGCAGCCGTTACAAAGAAGGAAGAGCCGAAGCCTGACCCTGTTCCCGAGACAAAACTAGAAACACCGGAGCCGGTGAAGGAAGAACCAAAGAAGGAAGCAACTGCTACTGCTGAAGCGCCAGGCATGACGCTGGAAACCGTCCGCACGAAACTGGCCGCGTTCGCGTCTGCCGATAAAGCGAATCAGGTGAAAGTGAAAGACGCGCTCCAATCACTCGGCGTGAAGAAGCTGACGGACGTCAATCCGGCAGACTACGGCACGCTGCTGGATGCGATCGGGTTATCCGCATGACGGCGATCAATCATGCCGAGCGGGCACACGCCAAGCTGAGTGCGTCCGGATCCTCCCGCTGGATGGCGTGTACGCCGTCTGCTGCAGCGGAAAAAGACTTACCGGACAGCACGTCCATCTTTGCGGAAGAGGGCACGGCCGCGCATGAACTCTCCGAGCTGTTCCTGCAGTACGAAATCGGGGAGATCAGCAAGCGGGCGCTTTCCATCCGTGTCAACAAGTTCAAAGCGAAGAACGAACACTACTCGCAAGCCATGGAGGACTATGTGAAGTCGTATGTCGATGTCGTGATGGAACGGGTGAATGAAGCACGAGCCGCAACGCCGGACGCCCTGGTCATGATCGAGCAGCGACTCGATTTCAGCGAGTGGGTGCCGGAGGGCTTCGGCACCGGAGACGTTCTTATCATCGCTGACGGTCAGCTGGAGGTCGTCGACCTGAAGTATGGCAAGGGTGTGCCGGTCAGTGCCGAAAACAACTCGCAGATGCGGCTGTATGGTCTGGGTGCGTACGACCGCTATAGCGTACTGTATGACATCGACACGGTGCGGATGACGATTGTCCAGCCCCGGCTTGACAGTATCTCCAGTGAGACGCTGACCGCCGACGAACTGCTTTGGTGGGGCGAAGAGGAAGTTCGGCCGAAAGCGCAGATGGCCTGGGACGGCGAGGGCGAGTTCGTGCCCGGCGACCATTGCCGTTGGTGCAAGATTGCCCCGGTCTGCCGAGCCCGTGCGGAAGAGAACCTGAAACTCGCAGAACACGACTTTGCCGAACCGGCCACGCTCTCCCATGAGGAGGTGGCTCAGATCCTGCCCGTCGCCGATCAGCTGCAGAAGTGGGCGAAGGATATCTCCGACTACGCACTGGAGCAAGCCGAGAAACACGGCGTCAAGTTCCCCGGCTTCAAGCTGGTCGAAGGTCGGAGCAATCGGAAGTACAGCGACACGGATGCGGTGGAACAGACGCTGCTCGAGAACGGGGTCTCAGAAGACGCGTTCCTCGAGAAGAAGCTGTTGACCATCACCAAGCTCGAGAAGTCGATCGGTAAGACCGTGTTCAGCGACCTGCTGGGCGACCTGATCGAGAAACCGCCCGGCAAGCCGACGCTCGTCCCGGAGGACGATAAACGGCCGGAGCTCAGTTCTGCCGCGTCAGCTGCCGCAGACTTCGGCGACGACCTATGAAACTGTGAAAAAGGTAGGGAAAAGTAGGTCGAATTACAATAAACCAACTACTGGAGGAATTATAAATGGCGAAAATTAACGGAACGAAAGTGACAACGAACGAAGTACGCATGTCTTATGCACAGGTGTTCGAGCCGAAAGCAGCACCTGGATCGACAGAAGAGAAGTACAGCGTTTCTCTCCTGATCCCGAAGACGGACACAGAGACCATTCAGGCGATCGAGCAAGGCATTGCGGCGGCTCAACAGGCTGGTGTCGAGAAGTACGGCAAGAAGTTCCCGGCGAACCCGAAAACGACGTTCCGGGATGGGGACGAAGAGCGCCCAGACGATCCGGCATACAAGGGGCACATGTTCCTCAACTGCTCCAGCAAGACGAAGCCGGGCATCATCAAAAAAGCGGCACCCGGCAGCGGCGTCAAGTTCGTGGAGATCACGGACGAGAGCGACTTCTACTCTGGCTGCTACGGCAAAGCGATCGTGAACTTCTTCGCCTATGACGCACAGGGCAACCGCGGCGTATCGGCGGGACTGAACAACCTGATGAAGACTCGTGACGGAGAAGCGTTCGCTGGTAAGGCAGCCGCGGAGGATGATTTCGCGGATGAGTTCGAAGATGAAGATGACGATTTCCTAGGTTAATAGCAGGAGGGCTGGACAGCCCTCTTTTTTATACACAAAAGGAGGAGCTTGATAACGTTGACCCTGGAAGAGTGGAAAGACATCCCCGGGCATGAAGGCAAATACCAAGTAAGTAATCTCGGACGAGTAAGAAGTCTCGATAGGTATGTGCGAGGAGAGACCAAAAATGGGACGGAATTTAAACGACTTGCTCGAGGGAAAATCTTAACTCCTGGTGTTTTCACCAAGTGTGGGCACCTATCTCTGCCTTTAGGTCGTCGGACACACGGAAGGCCAGTCCATCAATTAGTTTTATTAGCATTCGAGGGTC comes from Sporosarcina trichiuri and encodes:
- a CDS encoding recombinase family protein; this encodes MLGDQSLRAGLYVRVSTQEQAREGYSIGVQEERLRAYAASRGHTVVKLYSDPGFSGGNLNRPGLQTMLRDIDQQLVDVILVYKLDRLSRSQKDTLYLIEEVFLKKGVDFVSLSESFDTSTPFGRAMIGILSVFAQLEREQIRERSMMGKEARAKEGYWHGGGGDQREITGYNYIDGELHINPYEAECVRFIFEKFLLGRSIHGILKDTEARFPGVVRSQTTVRKILQNPVYLGKIRYNGEIYEGRHSALIDTSQFDAAEDLLRKRPATPDAFAKRFLLTGLVYCGHCGARLHGRSGGKLKNGDSMRYYTCYSRSKTNSRMVKDPLCTKSSERKEPLEELVIRRVKALTPDDIRHSRVKISESPHLIKALQKEKAAAERQLAKLLELYSLDSIPIDVMKTKMDELTTKREALQEQLDNLAKEKKPVNPDMLESLIYRLEDFDWTSENLHDQQMLLAKLIDRIVVSDDSIEFFWAF
- a CDS encoding DUF2800 domain-containing protein, with protein sequence MTAINHAERAHAKLSASGSSRWMACTPSAAAEKDLPDSTSIFAEEGTAAHELSELFLQYEIGEISKRALSIRVNKFKAKNEHYSQAMEDYVKSYVDVVMERVNEARAATPDALVMIEQRLDFSEWVPEGFGTGDVLIIADGQLEVVDLKYGKGVPVSAENNSQMRLYGLGAYDRYSVLYDIDTVRMTIVQPRLDSISSETLTADELLWWGEEEVRPKAQMAWDGEGEFVPGDHCRWCKIAPVCRARAEENLKLAEHDFAEPATLSHEEVAQILPVADQLQKWAKDISDYALEQAEKHGVKFPGFKLVEGRSNRKYSDTDAVEQTLLENGVSEDAFLEKKLLTITKLEKSIGKTVFSDLLGDLIEKPPGKPTLVPEDDKRPELSSAASAAADFGDDL
- a CDS encoding helix-turn-helix domain-containing protein, with protein sequence MSVGQKIKAMRKAKRMTQKDLAEKLDLVPTSISAWERGAAKPMMDSLSKMAKLFDVSIEYFYGYDSKDQPMYIRETQEDFDLARNIRTVAPASVRIPILGSISCGDPLLAVENIKGYRNESPDLLPAGELYYLEANGNSMEPVIPNGSLVLIRHQPEVESGEIAAVLLNGDEDATLKRVRIQNDRMILYPENKEYDPIFVDEDHPVKIIGKAVEVKFRL
- a CDS encoding helix-turn-helix transcriptional regulator codes for the protein MQYTLDQARNLANLTQPEMADHLGMSLKTYVQYEKYRNILRMDKGYLFAKRVPVPFDSIIFFPDQVQKSCSCDNRQLVQ
- a CDS encoding DUF2815 family protein, giving the protein MAKINGTKVTTNEVRMSYAQVFEPKAAPGSTEEKYSVSLLIPKTDTETIQAIEQGIAAAQQAGVEKYGKKFPANPKTTFRDGDEERPDDPAYKGHMFLNCSSKTKPGIIKKAAPGSGVKFVEITDESDFYSGCYGKAIVNFFAYDAQGNRGVSAGLNNLMKTRDGEAFAGKAAAEDDFADEFEDEDDDFLG